The genomic window AGCGCCAGCGAGCCGATGATGCGCCGACTCGGCGTCGGCTCCAGGGGCTCGCGGGGCAGTGGCCGCGGTTCGGGTACCGGCGACTCCATGTGTTGCTTCGCCGGGAGGGCCTGATGATTAACCACAAGCGCGTGTACCGGCTGTACCGAGAGGAAGGCCTGACGGTCCGCCGGCGGCGCCGGAAACGCGCCGCCAGCCTACGGGCGCCCCTCGTGCGTCCGACGCGCGCGAACGAGCGATGGTCCATGGACTTCCTGACGGATGCCCTGGGCGCCGGGCGCAGTTTTCGGGTGCTGACGATCGTCGATGATCGGACGCGCGAGTGCTTGGCGCTGGAGGCGGACACCTCGATACCAGGCAGTCGGGTCGTGCAAGTGCTCGACCGGCTGGTGGCCCAGCGCGGCCGTCCGGCCGTTATCGTCAGCGATAATGGCCCCGAGTCTGTAGGCCGTGCGGTGGATCAGTGGGCCTATCGAAAGGGGGTGCGTCTGCACTTCATTGCGCCTGGAAAGCCGATACAGAACGGCTACATCGAGAGCTTCAACGGCAAGCTACGAGATGAGTGCTTGAACGGCCATTGGTTTCTGACCCTCGGGGATGCCCGACGGACGCTGGAGGAATGGCGAACGATCTACAACCATGTCCGACCCCACAGTGCCCTGGGGAACATGTCGCCGGAGGAGTACGCTCGAGCGGCCGGCGGCCCGCAGGATGAAGTCCCAATGCCTCAGGTGGTACTCTCACTCTGGCTGGACCTCCTGATGGGGGCAGGTCACCAATACCTCCATTCGTTTCGGGAGTCGGGGCTTAGCGACCACTCGCCAATTGAGGTTTACTTTGCCTCACCGGTCTCGCTAGGGGTGAATCGTCAGTAAGCACCAAGAACATCTAGCATCCTGCCGGGGATCGGGCTTTAGGCAAGGAGGCCACCATGGGCGGATTGTTTCAGTTCACCTGCGTCAACTGTGGATATAAGGCTCAGGTTTCGGGCCGCCCAGACCGCGGCTTCTTCGTCTTCACCGACACGATGGCGTGTGCGAGATGCCAGGAAATCTTCGACGTCGTGGTGGGCGTGGACCGCGATGCCCCGCCGGCGATGCAACGCCCTCGACCGGAGACGCCGAGGTGCCCCATGTGCCACAGCACGGAAATCACACCTTGGGCCGACGCGCATCCCTGCCCCAAGTGCGGCGCCAAGATGGACTCGGGAGACCTCGTCTTGCTATGGGACTGATGCCAGCGCCGGCCCGCGCACGAGTGAATCGCTCACCGACCCGCAATTGGGTGGCCATTGTCCGGCTCGTGCGTGAGCAACTCGCGAATGAGTTCTTCAATCTCCTTGAAATTGCTGGTATCTGATATGTCCCCAGCGGCACATGGCCCGTTGTAGAAGTCTTGGACTCCCTGCGAGAGCGATGCGACGGTGTGAGCCTTGCCTATTCCGCGGACGCGTGCCTCAGGCAGCATCGCAACGAAGCGTACCCTCTTTCGCCTCACCTTGAGAAATGCCACGTTCTTTGGACTCTTTATCGAAATGTAATACTTCTGCGGATTGAAAGAGTCGCTCGCCGCCGGGGAGTGGCGGGGTGCGCTCACGTGCTTAGGCAAGGCGGCCATGTACGAGGATCAGAGCACGGCGCTTGTAGCCGGGCTGACTTGCCCCGTGGTTATTAAAATCGCAAGCATGACCTAGCAAATCGAAGCAACCGTATGCCCGCGCGAGTTTCGGCCCCGTAAGACACACTGGTACACCCCCTATCCTTCCTGAAATAGCGCCGATTTTGGAGAAACGGCGACGTCGCATTGACCCACACGAATCGCTTAGAATTGCGGCACAGGCAATGACGATAGGGAGAACGATATGGCGGGAACGTATGCGCGGAGATGGGGTCCCTCCGCCTCGAATGATCAATTGGTCCGCGCACGGACCCCAATGCCGGAAAATTGCGTCACCGAACAGAGGTTCATTTCCGAGAACCGTGGCACTACGCCGGCCAGAATTTCCGACGGTGCGGCCGTGATGGGGCGCCGAGCAGCGCGGCCGATGGCCCATGTGGCCCAGCCGAAGCGAGCGTTCGCCAACGTGGTCGTTGTCGGCCCAGTGCCAATGTAAAGGTGCTGGCCGTACCGGGCCACTTGGGCCACTCCGTTTAGCATAAGAGCTGCGGCGGATTCCATGGCGGGCCGTGCTTTCCCGCTCGTATTGGGTCGAGGCTGAGAGAGCCCGGTTCTGGGCACAATCTGGACGTTCCTGGAGGACCTGCGGAGTCTCGCGACGCCCTAAGATAGGGGAGCCACGGCAGAGTCAAGAAGTGATCTGCTTAGCTGGACCGTCGAAGTCCTTACCAACGGGGGCTGACGTTATCGTGCACAGTCAATGTCCCGCCACCCAGCCTCCCAATGCCGTGCCCGGTGACCCGTACTGACCGCGTGTCGCTCACGAGTTGTTAATGCAATGCGCTAACGGGCGCCTCCTGTTCTCGCCCACCGACCTCAATGACTATGTTGAGTGTGCCCATCTCACGACCCTCGCACTAGAGGTCGCTCGCGGTCAACGCCCGCGCCCACACCTTCCGGATGTGCAGGCCGACCTGCTCAGACGCAAGGGTGCAGAACACGAGAGAGCCTACCTCACCCGTCTGCGCGCGGAGGGCCGGCAGGTCGTCGAGATCACGGTCGGAGAAACCTGGGACTTCGCGCACGCGGCCCGTGACACGGTCGAGGCCATGCGCGCCGGCGCTGAGATCATTTCCCAGGCCACGTTCGTTGGCGGGTGCTGGCGAGGCCGTGCGGACTTCCTTCGCCGCGTGGACCGCAAGACGGCGCTCGGCCCGTGGGGCTACGAGCCCCTGGACGCCAAATTGGCGCGCGCGGAAAAGCCCACGTACGTCCT from bacterium includes these protein-coding regions:
- a CDS encoding IS3 family transposase, with the protein product RQRADDAPTRRRLQGLAGQWPRFGYRRLHVLLRREGLMINHKRVYRLYREEGLTVRRRRRKRAASLRAPLVRPTRANERWSMDFLTDALGAGRSFRVLTIVDDRTRECLALEADTSIPGSRVVQVLDRLVAQRGRPAVIVSDNGPESVGRAVDQWAYRKGVRLHFIAPGKPIQNGYIESFNGKLRDECLNGHWFLTLGDARRTLEEWRTIYNHVRPHSALGNMSPEEYARAAGGPQDEVPMPQVVLSLWLDLLMGAGHQYLHSFRESGLSDHSPIEVYFASPVSLGVNRQ